The following are encoded together in the Pleurocapsa sp. FMAR1 genome:
- a CDS encoding DMT family transporter, producing the protein MYQFRLGKIGKELESGANWIAPIALCIALLGIASASILIAIASTEIKPNAITCDRLLIAAIAFGTWNNLKKTSNLDPDLPSEPVPVYTSRAISLLLIAGISFAISLSLWAWSLSQTSIANSTLLNNMMPIFTTLFGWLILRQQFSPRFLVGMAVAIVGAVAIGIEDLQVADSGLIGDGAALTAAMFSAISILSLERLRVQFSTPIIMQWTSLAGGLFLLPLVLLTEDRLLPISSTGWLAIVGLGLISQAMGQGLLTYSLAKFSSGFVAVSMLAIPLIAAILAMVIFAEQLSLLNWLAFAVVLFGIYLAVSAKNNNSELIAEK; encoded by the coding sequence ATGTACCAATTTCGACTCGGTAAAATTGGCAAAGAACTAGAATCAGGAGCGAATTGGATTGCACCTATAGCTTTGTGTATCGCTCTACTAGGAATTGCTTCTGCTTCTATTTTAATTGCGATCGCCTCTACAGAAATTAAGCCCAATGCCATCACTTGCGATCGTTTGCTGATTGCTGCGATCGCCTTTGGAACTTGGAATAACTTAAAAAAAACCAGCAATCTCGATCCAGATTTGCCGTCTGAACCTGTACCTGTATATACGAGTAGGGCGATTTCTTTATTATTAATAGCAGGCATTAGTTTTGCTATTTCGCTTTCACTTTGGGCATGGTCTTTAAGTCAAACTAGCATTGCTAATTCGACTTTACTCAACAACATGATGCCAATTTTTACTACTTTATTTGGCTGGCTAATCTTGCGTCAGCAATTTTCGCCACGGTTTTTAGTCGGCATGGCAGTTGCAATAGTCGGCGCAGTAGCTATTGGTATTGAGGACTTGCAAGTAGCAGATAGTGGTCTAATTGGAGATGGGGCAGCCTTAACCGCAGCCATGTTTTCTGCAATTAGTATTTTGAGCTTAGAACGATTAAGAGTGCAGTTTTCTACCCCAATAATTATGCAGTGGACGAGTTTGGCGGGGGGATTATTTCTGTTACCTCTGGTGTTGCTCACAGAAGATCGATTACTACCGATTTCTAGTACTGGCTGGTTAGCAATTGTTGGTTTGGGTTTAATTTCTCAGGCGATGGGACAAGGGCTTTTAACCTACAGTTTGGCTAAATTTTCTTCAGGATTTGTGGCAGTATCAATGTTAGCAATTCCTTTAATTGCAGCAATTTTAGCTATGGTAATCTTTGCCGAACAGTTAAGCTTATTAAATTGGTTGGCGTTTG
- a CDS encoding DUF1611 domain-containing protein, which produces MSITKKTALIYCEKQFGLMDGKTAAGLVRHSQTYNIVGVIDSSLAGKDAGEQLDNKKNNIPIFANLKSALDKLPNIPDCYIYGKAPLDASIPIAERVLVLEAMTKGMDIINGLHEFFSEDPEFSEMAIRCGVKIQDIRKPPKLEDLHVFTGQIAKVNIPVIAVLGTDCACGKMTTAVELNKALNNSGIKSVLVATGQTGLMQGATYGVSIDALVSQFVVGEIENAVVQAFEQENPDIILVEGQSAVSHPAFMSSVGILKGCMPDGVILQHPPSRKFRCDFPLLPMPSIVSEIRLIKAICQTQVIAIALSHENLTDIEVLETIKSYEDRLLLPTTDVLTYGCAKLIRALYNLFPSLVRQNKQNSQMPPLLIKG; this is translated from the coding sequence ATGTCGATTACAAAAAAAACAGCTTTGATTTACTGTGAAAAGCAATTTGGCTTAATGGACGGTAAAACCGCAGCAGGTTTAGTTAGACACTCCCAAACTTATAACATTGTGGGGGTGATTGATAGTTCCTTAGCAGGCAAAGATGCAGGAGAACAATTAGATAATAAGAAAAACAATATTCCCATCTTTGCTAACCTAAAGTCAGCTTTAGATAAACTACCAAACATTCCCGATTGCTATATTTATGGCAAAGCACCCTTAGACGCTTCTATACCTATTGCTGAAAGAGTCTTAGTCTTGGAAGCAATGACTAAAGGGATGGATATCATTAATGGTCTTCATGAGTTCTTTTCTGAAGATCCTGAATTTAGCGAGATGGCTATTCGGTGCGGGGTTAAAATTCAAGACATTAGAAAACCGCCGAAATTAGAAGACCTCCATGTCTTTACGGGGCAAATTGCTAAAGTTAATATTCCTGTGATTGCTGTCTTAGGTACTGACTGCGCCTGCGGAAAAATGACTACCGCAGTGGAATTAAATAAAGCCTTGAATAATTCAGGGATCAAATCAGTGTTGGTTGCCACAGGTCAAACAGGCTTAATGCAAGGAGCAACCTATGGTGTATCCATAGACGCGCTCGTGTCTCAATTTGTGGTTGGAGAAATAGAAAATGCCGTTGTCCAGGCCTTTGAACAAGAAAATCCCGATATTATTCTCGTAGAAGGTCAAAGTGCCGTCTCTCATCCCGCCTTTATGAGTTCTGTAGGTATTTTAAAAGGATGTATGCCTGACGGGGTTATTTTGCAACATCCTCCTAGCAGGAAATTTCGCTGTGATTTTCCCCTGTTACCAATGCCCAGCATTGTTAGTGAAATTCGTCTAATTAAAGCAATTTGCCAAACTCAGGTAATTGCGATCGCTTTAAGCCATGAAAATTTAACTGATATAGAAGTTCTAGAAACTATTAAAAGCTATGAAGACCGTCTTTTGTTACCAACTACAGATGTCTTGACCTATGGCTGTGCAAAACTTATTCGCGCTTTATATAATCTTTTCCCCTCTCTCGTACGGCAAAACAAACAAAATTCTCAGATGCCTCCTTTATTAATAAAAGGGTAA
- a CDS encoding alanine/ornithine racemase family PLP-dependent enzyme, with protein MKAFLPRIEITLSKIEHNARMLCELYGQGGISLMGVSKAVLGEPLIASAMIRGGVKFIADSRLENIQRMRNARISAQFVLLRTAPSQAESIVEDVDISLNTEIETLEKLNYYASLHNKIHQIILMVEMGDLREGILADDIFLFIEKIIPLDHLKIIGLGCNLACYGGIKPDNQKMNQLSALTDAVERKFQIKLPLISGGNSANYEWYKSTKNVGRINNLRVGESILLGCGTVNRKAIPQLHTNAFKLIGEVIESKIKPSLPFGETGQDAFGNIPVFRDRGRHTRAIIALGKQDTLISGLSPDRDLEILGSSSDHLVLDCKNSYLKVGGGVNFNLDYGSLLTAMTSPFIKKQFIK; from the coding sequence ATGAAAGCGTTTCTGCCAAGAATAGAAATTACTCTATCTAAAATAGAGCATAATGCTCGGATGTTATGCGAACTTTACGGACAAGGGGGTATTTCTTTGATGGGAGTCTCTAAAGCAGTATTGGGAGAACCTTTAATTGCCTCGGCGATGATTCGAGGAGGTGTCAAATTTATTGCCGACTCTCGTTTGGAAAATATTCAAAGGATGAGAAATGCCAGAATATCCGCTCAGTTTGTATTACTCCGCACTGCCCCAAGTCAAGCAGAATCGATTGTGGAAGATGTAGATATTAGCCTTAATACAGAAATTGAGACCCTTGAGAAGCTTAATTATTACGCATCCTTGCATAACAAAATTCACCAAATTATTTTAATGGTAGAAATGGGGGATTTGCGAGAAGGGATACTTGCCGACGATATTTTCTTGTTTATAGAAAAGATTATTCCCTTAGATCATCTCAAAATTATCGGACTCGGCTGTAATTTGGCTTGTTATGGAGGTATTAAGCCTGACAATCAAAAAATGAATCAATTATCAGCACTAACCGACGCGGTGGAAAGGAAATTTCAAATTAAATTACCCTTAATCTCTGGGGGAAACTCGGCTAACTATGAATGGTATAAATCCACCAAAAACGTCGGGCGAATTAACAATCTGCGCGTGGGAGAATCGATTCTTTTGGGCTGTGGAACGGTTAACCGCAAAGCCATTCCTCAATTACATACTAATGCTTTTAAATTGATTGGGGAAGTTATTGAATCGAAAATCAAACCTTCTCTGCCTTTTGGAGAAACTGGTCAGGATGCCTTTGGTAATATTCCCGTATTTCGCGATCGCGGTAGGCACACAAGAGCAATTATTGCTTTGGGAAAACAGGACACCCTGATATCTGGCTTAAGTCCAGATCGAGATTTAGAAATTTTAGGATCTAGTAGCGATCATCTGGTTCTCGACTGCAAAAACTCTTATTTAAAGGTGGGAGGGGGAGTAAATTTTAACCTGGATTATGGAAGTCTTTTGACAGCAATGACTTCGCCTTTTATCAAAAAGCAATTTATTAAATGA
- a CDS encoding DUF3134 family protein, whose protein sequence is MTKKYKNPALQEEPIDEPASIIAPRENESLFRWIKSTGRFMPYQSDKFHDHKRTDELEDILNEDTQKDEEE, encoded by the coding sequence ATGACCAAAAAATACAAAAATCCTGCACTACAAGAAGAACCGATAGACGAACCAGCATCGATTATTGCCCCTAGAGAAAATGAATCTCTTTTTAGATGGATTAAAAGTACTGGTCGGTTTATGCCTTATCAATCAGATAAATTTCACGATCATAAAAGAACGGATGAACTAGAAGATATCTTAAACGAAGATACACAAAAAGATGAAGAAGAATAG
- a CDS encoding circularly permuted type 2 ATP-grasp protein, producing MKLSQYDTKDCYDEYILASGEPRSQVTPIVEWLQGLADGELQHLQETAQELLAQRDVTFRVGEEERVFPFDLIPRVIPAAEWHKLERGLKQRATALNLFCADIYDRQLIVEDGKIPREIIDSAVNFIPECRGIKPPGGIWCHISGTDLVRDRSGEWYVLEDNLRVPSGVSYTMENRQIMQKLLPQLLEKLAIAPVDDYPQQFLKALLNSAPNGVSKPNIAILTPGEKSSAYFEHAYLAKQMEVSLVEAKDLMLEDGYLQMHTDQGLKRVDVIYRRGDKELFDSLELGGNYASGTAAIADLCQQGKLALANALGTGVADDKVIYAYVPEMINYYLGEEPVLPNVPTYLCWQEKDRNYVLEHLDELVVKAASEEGGHGMLIGTNSSKSEREAFAEKIKSQPRSYMAQPTIYLSTIPTIFGDRLEGRHTDLRPYIVHQGEDIYVYPGGLTRVAMEEGQLVVNSSQGGGSKDTWVETE from the coding sequence ATGAAACTAAGTCAGTACGATACCAAGGATTGCTATGACGAATATATTCTTGCTTCTGGAGAGCCGCGATCGCAAGTAACTCCTATAGTAGAGTGGTTGCAAGGACTGGCTGATGGAGAACTTCAACATCTGCAAGAAACTGCCCAGGAGCTTCTTGCACAGAGAGATGTTACTTTTAGAGTGGGAGAGGAAGAGAGAGTGTTTCCCTTCGATCTGATTCCGCGCGTTATTCCCGCAGCCGAATGGCACAAACTTGAAAGAGGACTCAAGCAACGAGCAACAGCACTTAATCTATTCTGTGCTGATATTTACGATCGCCAGCTTATAGTTGAAGACGGTAAAATTCCCCGTGAAATTATTGATTCTGCCGTCAATTTTATTCCTGAATGTCGGGGGATAAAACCACCAGGAGGAATCTGGTGTCACATCAGCGGGACGGATTTGGTACGCGATCGCTCTGGAGAATGGTATGTCTTAGAAGATAACCTGCGAGTTCCTTCTGGAGTATCCTATACGATGGAAAATCGTCAGATAATGCAAAAATTGCTGCCCCAACTCTTAGAAAAATTGGCGATCGCTCCTGTAGATGATTACCCTCAGCAGTTTTTGAAAGCTTTACTAAATTCTGCACCTAATGGAGTGAGTAAGCCTAATATAGCCATTCTTACCCCAGGAGAAAAGTCTTCTGCCTATTTTGAACACGCTTATTTAGCTAAACAAATGGAAGTTTCTCTAGTAGAAGCTAAGGATCTTATGCTGGAAGATGGCTATTTGCAAATGCATACTGACCAAGGACTAAAGAGAGTTGACGTTATTTACCGACGAGGAGATAAAGAACTGTTTGATTCTTTAGAATTGGGGGGAAACTATGCTTCTGGAACTGCGGCGATCGCCGATCTCTGTCAACAGGGAAAACTTGCCTTAGCTAATGCTCTTGGTACGGGAGTGGCAGACGACAAGGTCATCTATGCCTATGTTCCTGAGATGATTAATTACTATTTAGGTGAAGAACCAGTTTTACCCAATGTGCCTACCTATTTATGTTGGCAAGAAAAAGATCGCAACTATGTCCTCGAACATTTGGATGAATTAGTAGTAAAAGCAGCTAGCGAAGAAGGTGGACATGGAATGTTGATCGGTACTAATTCTAGTAAATCAGAACGAGAAGCATTTGCCGAAAAAATTAAATCCCAACCTCGCAGCTACATGGCGCAACCGACAATTTATCTTTCTACCATTCCTACTATATTTGGCGATCGCTTAGAAGGGCGACATACGGATTTACGTCCTTATATTGTTCATCAAGGGGAAGATATTTATGTCTATCCTGGTGGACTAACAAGAGTAGCAATGGAGGAAGGACAATTAGTAGTTAACTCTTCTCAAGGTGGTGGTAGCAAAGATACTTGGGTAGAAACTGAATAA
- a CDS encoding uracil-xanthine permease family protein, with amino-acid sequence MSNTELTNSNQSNLILGLEDNPPFQTAFLVSLQHVCVVFVPSVTPAILIGRALNLDAASISYIIGMTLLVAGFATFVQARRIGPIGSGLLSIQGPSFAFLPPIFSIIAAGNAAGKTPEETLALILGVGFFGSFIQIILSRFLQFAQLIFPPLVTGTAVTLIGLTLIRFGMYDMAGGDAAKELGDYGSLRYWAISIPVFFTVAVCSATSNRYLRMGSVIIGLIVGSIISVFMGMTDFSQLGSIPAFNIPIPFRFGLDFNFATFIPFAIIYFATSLEVIGDITATSMVTGEPISGSKYIRRLKGGLLGDGFNSFIASCCSTLPTVTLSQNNGIIQLTGVGSRYIGFYVGGILAFLGLFPIIGGILTAIPAPVFGAAIMLMFGTVAVAGFSILGEIEMTNRSLIIVGASLAAGLGVTYVPEALAGFPEQLRGVLESGISVGSLCALILNLVLPKSAKDRMVEEPASLEPETSLTKNS; translated from the coding sequence ATGAGCAACACCGAACTCACCAATTCAAACCAAAGTAACTTGATTTTGGGATTAGAAGATAATCCACCGTTTCAAACCGCTTTTTTGGTTTCTCTACAGCACGTCTGCGTGGTTTTTGTCCCTAGTGTAACCCCAGCCATTTTGATCGGTCGCGCCCTAAACTTAGATGCTGCAAGTATTAGCTATATCATTGGCATGACTTTATTGGTGGCTGGATTTGCCACCTTTGTTCAAGCAAGACGCATCGGTCCAATTGGTTCGGGTTTACTGAGTATTCAAGGACCAAGCTTTGCTTTTTTGCCACCTATTTTTAGCATTATTGCAGCAGGTAACGCAGCAGGAAAAACACCAGAAGAAACTCTAGCATTGATTCTGGGTGTAGGATTTTTTGGTTCGTTTATCCAGATTATTTTGAGTCGCTTTCTGCAATTTGCTCAACTTATTTTTCCCCCACTTGTGACGGGAACAGCCGTAACTCTAATCGGTTTGACTTTGATTCGTTTTGGAATGTACGATATGGCGGGCGGAGATGCAGCCAAGGAACTGGGTGATTATGGCAGCCTTCGTTATTGGGCAATTTCGATTCCCGTGTTTTTTACGGTAGCTGTTTGTAGTGCAACTTCAAATCGTTATCTTAGAATGGGTTCAGTGATTATCGGTTTAATTGTTGGTTCTATTATCTCCGTCTTTATGGGTATGACTGACTTTAGCCAGTTAGGAAGTATACCTGCTTTTAATATACCTATCCCGTTTCGGTTTGGTTTAGATTTTAATTTTGCTACCTTTATTCCCTTTGCGATTATCTACTTTGCTACATCTCTAGAAGTTATTGGCGATATTACTGCAACTTCGATGGTAACGGGAGAGCCAATTAGTGGTTCAAAATATATTAGACGGCTTAAAGGTGGACTGTTGGGAGATGGCTTTAATTCCTTTATTGCCTCTTGCTGTAGCACCTTACCTACAGTGACATTATCCCAAAATAATGGAATTATTCAGCTTACAGGGGTAGGCAGTCGCTATATCGGCTTTTATGTCGGGGGAATTTTGGCTTTTTTAGGATTATTTCCGATCATCGGCGGAATTTTAACCGCTATTCCTGCTCCTGTATTTGGTGCAGCGATCATGCTGATGTTTGGTACGGTTGCGGTGGCAGGGTTTAGTATTCTAGGTGAAATTGAGATGACCAATCGTTCTTTAATAATTGTCGGGGCATCATTAGCAGCAGGATTGGGAGTAACTTATGTCCCCGAAGCACTGGCGGGATTTCCCGAACAGCTACGTGGTGTCTTAGAATCAGGTATTTCTGTCGGTTCTCTTTGCGCCTTGATTCTCAATCTTGTCTTGCCCAAGTCAGCAAAAGATCGGATGGTTGAAGAGCCAGCGTCTTTAGAACCAGAAACAAGTCTTACAAAAAATAGCTGA
- a CDS encoding peptidase M42, with translation MNASNLTAIEDLSQVKPVTPAYPQLDSFLNILRLLIREPSVTGCEDSFFRVLSRELEEIGVKVEYYHGVLVAQGSKPHDLILSAHIDRHGLLCTGANEFQYAAFIASNRSDLTGDSVSEQMMHTIENRFQGQQVQAHLPYVGTYLGQGSIVNSYICPTRNNLIFELDGLDFVQPGTPISFLDRLRVDNGCISAQIDNVVSAAMIIYLFRQGFQGTAMFTAQEEAGKSWRYALSWFQRQRLTTQRLIILDTSPYPTREAAEAQEITLRHQDASGFFANEITAELAQRCEEMGISYSYKDAYIQAQNKINNTSYSLGRTELGRLATATEGKINGTTLQIPSTEYHTPNETAALSSIDAVIRLLMSYVV, from the coding sequence ATGAACGCTTCTAATCTAACTGCTATAGAAGATCTTTCTCAGGTCAAGCCAGTTACACCAGCCTATCCTCAGCTAGATAGTTTCTTAAATATCTTGCGCCTGTTAATTCGCGAACCTTCAGTCACTGGCTGCGAAGACTCTTTTTTTCGGGTACTTAGTCGAGAGTTAGAAGAAATTGGGGTTAAGGTAGAATACTATCATGGTGTTCTGGTGGCACAAGGTAGCAAACCTCATGACTTGATTCTCTCGGCACATATCGATCGCCACGGCTTATTGTGTACTGGAGCTAATGAGTTTCAGTATGCTGCTTTTATTGCCAGCAATCGCAGCGATTTGACAGGAGATTCTGTTTCCGAACAGATGATGCACACCATTGAAAATCGCTTTCAAGGACAGCAGGTACAGGCGCATCTACCTTATGTGGGAACGTATTTAGGTCAGGGATCTATTGTCAACTCTTATATTTGTCCTACCAGAAACAACCTTATTTTTGAGTTAGACGGCTTAGATTTTGTGCAGCCAGGTACACCAATATCTTTTCTCGATCGCCTTAGAGTAGACAATGGCTGTATTTCTGCTCAAATAGATAATGTAGTCAGCGCAGCTATGATAATCTACCTGTTTAGACAGGGTTTCCAAGGCACAGCAATGTTTACCGCCCAAGAGGAAGCAGGAAAAAGCTGGCGTTATGCTCTTTCTTGGTTTCAACGCCAACGGCTAACTACACAGCGTTTGATAATTTTAGATACCAGTCCCTATCCAACTCGCGAAGCAGCAGAAGCACAAGAAATTACATTGCGTCATCAAGATGCCAGCGGTTTTTTTGCTAACGAAATAACTGCCGAATTAGCGCAAAGGTGCGAAGAAATGGGAATCTCTTATTCTTATAAAGATGCTTACATCCAAGCTCAAAACAAAATAAATAATACATCCTATTCTTTGGGGAGAACCGAGTTAGGACGACTAGCCACCGCAACAGAAGGAAAGATCAACGGCACTACTCTGCAAATTCCCTCCACTGAATACCATACTCCTAACGAAACTGCTGCTTTGTCATCGATAGATGCAGTAATTAGGCTATTGATGTCTTATGTAGTCTGA
- a CDS encoding GrpB family protein, with amino-acid sequence MFVEVVPYNPQWKKAFNAESEKLIAALAENLVFIHHIGSTAIPNIHAKPIIDFLIEVKNIDLITEQTSAIEKLGYEAMGEFGLSGRRYFRKENPSGIRTHHVHIYETNSPEIKRHLAFRDYMIAHPENAEQYSQLKQELAQKHPYNIEGYMDGKNEFVKRMEKKAMRSQTFMNQSDRL; translated from the coding sequence ATGTTTGTAGAAGTTGTTCCTTATAATCCACAATGGAAAAAAGCATTTAATGCCGAGTCTGAGAAATTAATAGCAGCTTTAGCTGAAAACTTAGTATTTATTCACCATATTGGTAGTACTGCCATACCAAATATTCACGCTAAACCTATTATTGATTTTTTAATAGAGGTTAAAAATATTGATTTGATAACAGAGCAAACGTCGGCAATAGAAAAATTAGGTTACGAAGCAATGGGAGAGTTTGGGCTTAGTGGTCGTCGCTATTTCCGTAAAGAAAATCCATCAGGAATTAGAACTCATCACGTTCACATATACGAAACCAATTCTCCAGAGATAAAACGTCATTTGGCGTTTAGAGATTACATGATTGCTCATCCTGAGAATGCAGAGCAATACAGTCAATTAAAGCAAGAATTAGCCCAAAAACATCCATATAATATTGAAGGCTACATGGACGGCAAAAATGAGTTTGTCAAAAGAATGGAAAAAAAAGCGATGCGATCGCAGACTTTCATGAACCAAAGCGATCGCCTATAA
- a CDS encoding antibiotic biosynthesis monooxygenase — protein sequence MSHDYSVDPPVTVVISRRVKPGCEEAFEKFVSGITATAMTFEGHLGANVFRPSSSEDNEYQIIFKFDHVSNLQIWQESECRRQWLARAESLRLEPAKIKMITGLETWFTLPFPRRIIPPPRYKMATVTLLTLFPLIQLANLTLVRLLALFPLPLLLRSLITTAILVLLMTYVAMPRMTRLFSRWLYPKRK from the coding sequence ATGAGTCACGATTACTCAGTCGATCCGCCAGTCACCGTTGTTATTTCACGACGAGTTAAACCAGGATGTGAAGAGGCATTTGAGAAGTTTGTCTCTGGTATTACCGCGACCGCTATGACTTTTGAAGGACATTTAGGTGCTAATGTTTTTCGTCCGAGTAGTTCTGAAGACAACGAATATCAAATTATTTTTAAATTCGATCATGTCAGTAATTTGCAAATTTGGCAGGAATCAGAATGTCGCCGTCAGTGGTTAGCCCGTGCAGAAAGTTTGCGCCTAGAACCAGCTAAAATTAAAATGATTACAGGCTTAGAGACTTGGTTTACCTTGCCTTTTCCCAGGCGAATCATTCCCCCGCCACGCTACAAGATGGCAACGGTAACTTTGCTAACTCTTTTTCCCTTAATCCAACTGGCGAATTTAACCCTTGTACGTTTATTAGCATTATTTCCTTTACCTTTATTGCTACGAAGTTTGATTACTACCGCTATACTCGTATTGTTAATGACCTATGTAGCCATGCCCAGAATGACTAGGTTGTTTTCAAGATGGTTGTATCCGAAAAGAAAATAA
- a CDS encoding aromatic ring-hydroxylating dioxygenase subunit alpha produces MLVTKEEIFKRFWYPVMPTSQMSEQPQGFELLGQKIVLWLDDLGQPAVASDRCCHRSAQLSKGKVIDGNLVCPYHGWRFDGSGVCVKVPQLEDNSQIPKTYQINTFLAQERYGYVWVCLGEPLNGIPEIAEAKDPSFRLIPEFYETWHCAGLRVMENEFDLAHPTFVHTTTFGSEAHPVPDAIEVRETEYGITGTATLGVVNPEQQQKNLKMDEGITTRVLDLDWYLPFTCKLRINYLNGLVHIIVNTTTPINDSASQIVQFCLRNDTEADVKAKDVVAFDRAVTLEDKAVLETTDYDVPLDIKIEQHMMTDKPGILMRRKLSKLLASNK; encoded by the coding sequence ATGCTAGTCACAAAAGAAGAAATATTCAAAAGGTTTTGGTATCCTGTGATGCCAACCTCACAAATGTCAGAGCAACCTCAAGGATTTGAGTTATTAGGTCAAAAAATTGTCTTGTGGTTAGATGATTTGGGTCAACCAGCAGTGGCAAGCGATCGCTGTTGTCATCGTTCGGCACAGCTATCTAAAGGCAAAGTTATCGACGGCAATCTTGTCTGTCCCTATCACGGCTGGCGGTTTGACGGCTCGGGAGTCTGCGTTAAAGTTCCTCAGCTAGAAGACAATAGCCAGATACCTAAAACATATCAAATAAATACCTTTTTGGCTCAAGAACGTTACGGATATGTGTGGGTATGCCTGGGTGAACCTCTAAATGGAATTCCTGAAATAGCTGAAGCCAAAGATCCTAGTTTTCGTTTGATTCCCGAATTTTATGAAACTTGGCACTGTGCAGGCTTAAGAGTGATGGAAAACGAATTCGATCTAGCTCATCCTACCTTTGTCCACACTACGACTTTTGGGAGTGAAGCTCATCCTGTTCCTGACGCAATAGAAGTAAGGGAAACTGAATACGGTATTACTGGTACAGCTACTTTGGGGGTGGTTAACCCCGAACAGCAGCAGAAAAATCTCAAAATGGATGAAGGAATAACTACCAGAGTTTTAGATTTAGACTGGTATTTACCCTTTACCTGCAAGCTGAGGATCAATTATCTCAACGGCTTAGTCCATATCATAGTTAATACCACGACCCCAATTAACGATTCAGCTTCGCAAATTGTGCAGTTTTGTTTGCGAAATGATACCGAAGCTGACGTGAAAGCAAAAGACGTGGTGGCATTCGATCGGGCAGTAACCTTAGAAGACAAAGCTGTATTAGAGACTACTGATTATGATGTGCCTCTGGATATAAAAATAGAACAACACATGATGACAGATAAGCCAGGGATTTTGATGCGACGAAAGTTGAGCAAGCTTTTGGCAAGTAACAAGTAA